The DNA segment CGGGGTCATAGTGAGCTCGAGGCCTTCTGGGACGAGTTCTGGTCGACGTTCGATGATGTCCAACTCCAGACCTACGGCTGGGCGGAGGCGGGTTCCGAGGTCGTGTACTCGAACACCTCCCACAGTCGGGGGCGCCAGGGAATCGAAGTGATTGCGAGGAGCACGTTCGTGAGCACGGTCGAGAGCGGGCAGATCACTCGCCTTCGGATGTTCCAAGAGCGAGCTGAAGCCCTCGAAGCCGCCGGGCTCGGGGAGCCATTGGACGAGGGCGAAGGCAGGCCCGTCGAATAGCGTCTACCCGCGTTCGGGTAAGCAGGCTGGACAGCGCGGCCTCGATGGAGGAGCATCAGCTTGGAGGGGCGATGGCTCCGTTTCGGGATGGCCTCGCCGTATGGAGGAGAGGCACGGCGGAGCGTCGCCC comes from the Solirubrobacterales bacterium genome and includes:
- a CDS encoding nuclear transport factor 2 family protein → MSQENVEVVRRSVEAWNQRDLTTLLALWRSDAEIDWSRARGPLKGVYRGHSELEAFWDEFWSTFDDVQLQTYGWAEAGSEVVYSNTSHSRGRQGIEVIARSTFVSTVESGQITRLRMFQERAEALEAAGLGEPLDEGEGRPVE